A region from the Thauera humireducens genome encodes:
- a CDS encoding McrB family protein, producing the protein MSDFQKQYALWDEFLSVWPASRLATMTLDDYSQAGSKDSFTYWIESRLDELGSIWGGSSFKFGVFSRKDTEGKKSDSKLSYSDTHGWYSSLGSTAEEAFEKVRGFVVQVADWAAKGNLDAIESFDHLGEAFKWKIAFHYQNRQMPVIVDVFKRASLAVFVGGTASQSMATLQQATLAKRPEGQGILEFGRQVWEAWSQKNLAIWKLSHGLNDFSADERKHYLQADLGVMHGETAKRQGKDFQEVPVGDLFYLCHGNDSLPLVGQFISAPEPCDKGDGWLQRRYRVLKQNIKQGGYQGSQKGWTPNYRSTFKPVPPHDLPEFESTLLKPFFGTDLAELAALAGEPTEAASLGDGVVPPPGATLPKGNPRTATCFNRIYYGPPGTGKTYTLMQLLKRDYEPQAASISPEEWRTQLIAEKVAVLKWWEGAAAALYDLGGKAKVADIAEHRFIRAITAANGANRNVRQTLWRTLQNHTVDESTTVKMKKRLSPAVFDKTVDSVWQFAGDWQDACADLVTLVDQLKAGQQDAATVQRYSFVTFHQSYGYEEFVEGLRPVLNGDADAGEVEYEIRPGAFKELCRKARQAPDQRFAMVIDEINRGNISKIFGELITLIEPDKRDPLDGSKPPIELTLAYSGDKFSVPANVDIIGTMNTADRSLALLDTALRRRFDFVPLLPDTRAVKVPDEPHSAPLAGLVVTTDAGEIDVRRLLKRINERIEALYDRDHCIGHAYFTHLWSTTDGAQRFEALSDTFRNRVMPLLEEYFFEDWRKIRLVLGDNQKPDAAQFITESDSHEQALNDLFGDDHGLDSYTTQRRHQLQASAFANPAAYLGIYQPLA; encoded by the coding sequence ATGAGCGACTTCCAAAAGCAATACGCCCTGTGGGATGAATTCCTGTCGGTCTGGCCCGCATCACGGCTGGCCACGATGACCCTCGACGACTACAGCCAGGCGGGGTCGAAGGACAGCTTCACCTACTGGATCGAATCGCGCCTGGACGAGTTGGGCAGCATCTGGGGCGGCTCGTCGTTCAAGTTCGGCGTGTTCTCGCGCAAGGACACCGAGGGCAAGAAATCCGACTCCAAGCTTTCCTATTCGGATACCCACGGCTGGTATTCATCGCTGGGCAGCACGGCGGAAGAGGCGTTCGAGAAAGTACGCGGTTTTGTTGTGCAGGTAGCCGATTGGGCTGCCAAGGGCAATCTGGATGCCATCGAGTCCTTCGATCACCTGGGCGAGGCCTTCAAGTGGAAGATTGCCTTCCATTACCAGAACCGGCAGATGCCGGTGATCGTGGACGTCTTCAAGCGTGCGTCGCTGGCGGTATTCGTCGGCGGCACGGCCAGCCAGAGTATGGCCACCTTGCAGCAAGCCACGCTGGCCAAGCGGCCCGAGGGGCAGGGCATTCTGGAGTTTGGGCGGCAGGTGTGGGAGGCGTGGAGCCAGAAAAATCTGGCAATCTGGAAGCTCTCGCATGGTCTGAATGACTTTTCTGCCGACGAACGCAAGCACTACCTGCAGGCCGATCTAGGCGTGATGCACGGTGAGACCGCCAAGAGACAGGGCAAGGATTTTCAGGAAGTGCCAGTGGGCGATCTGTTTTATCTGTGTCATGGCAACGACAGCCTGCCACTGGTGGGCCAGTTCATCTCTGCGCCAGAGCCCTGCGACAAGGGTGACGGCTGGCTGCAGCGCCGTTATCGGGTGCTGAAGCAGAACATTAAGCAGGGCGGTTACCAGGGTAGTCAGAAGGGTTGGACACCTAATTACCGATCCACCTTCAAGCCAGTTCCGCCACACGATCTGCCGGAATTCGAATCCACCTTGCTCAAGCCGTTCTTCGGCACCGATCTAGCCGAATTGGCCGCGCTGGCCGGTGAGCCGACAGAGGCGGCCAGCCTGGGCGATGGCGTGGTACCGCCGCCCGGTGCAACGCTGCCTAAGGGAAATCCGCGCACCGCGACCTGCTTCAACCGCATCTACTACGGCCCGCCCGGCACTGGCAAAACCTACACGCTGATGCAGCTGCTCAAGCGCGATTACGAGCCGCAGGCCGCGTCCATCTCCCCCGAAGAATGGCGCACCCAGCTCATTGCCGAGAAGGTGGCGGTGCTGAAGTGGTGGGAAGGTGCAGCTGCCGCGCTGTATGACCTGGGCGGCAAGGCCAAGGTGGCGGACATCGCAGAGCATCGTTTCATTCGGGCCATTACTGCCGCCAACGGTGCAAACCGCAATGTGCGACAAACTTTGTGGCGCACCCTGCAGAACCACACCGTCGATGAATCCACCACGGTGAAAATGAAGAAGCGTTTAAGCCCTGCCGTGTTCGACAAGACGGTTGACTCGGTGTGGCAGTTCGCTGGGGACTGGCAGGATGCGTGCGCCGATTTGGTCACCTTGGTCGATCAGCTCAAAGCAGGCCAGCAGGATGCGGCCACGGTTCAGCGCTACAGCTTCGTGACCTTCCATCAATCCTACGGCTACGAGGAGTTCGTTGAGGGCTTGCGCCCCGTGCTGAATGGCGACGCTGATGCGGGTGAAGTGGAGTACGAAATTCGTCCCGGTGCGTTTAAGGAACTCTGCCGCAAGGCCCGGCAGGCGCCTGATCAGCGCTTTGCGATGGTCATCGACGAAATCAACCGGGGCAATATCAGCAAGATTTTCGGGGAGCTGATCACCCTAATTGAACCTGACAAGCGCGATCCGCTGGACGGCAGCAAGCCACCTATTGAATTGACCCTGGCCTACTCGGGCGATAAGTTTTCGGTACCTGCCAACGTAGACATCATCGGCACGATGAATACGGCGGATCGTTCACTGGCCTTGCTGGATACGGCGCTGCGCCGCCGCTTCGATTTTGTGCCACTGCTGCCCGACACGCGCGCTGTGAAAGTGCCCGATGAGCCGCACAGTGCGCCGCTGGCCGGCTTGGTGGTGACCACGGACGCGGGCGAGATCGACGTGCGCAGGTTGCTGAAACGCATCAACGAACGTATCGAGGCCCTGTACGACCGCGATCACTGCATCGGCCACGCCTACTTCACCCACCTGTGGAGCACGACGGATGGCGCGCAGCGGTTCGAGGCCTTGTCCGACACCTTTCGCAATCGCGTGATGCCCCTGTTGGAGGAATACTTCTTCGAGGACTGGCGCAAGATTCGACTGGTGCTGGGCGACAACCAAAAGCCCGATGCGGCCCAGTTCATCACCGAGAGCGATTCCCACGAGCAGGCATTGAATGATCTGTTTGGCGACGACCACGGGCTCGACAGCTACACCACCCAGCGCCGCCATCAACTCCAGGCCTCGGCGTTCGCCAACCCTGCTGCCTACCTCGGCATCTACCAGCCCTTGGCGTGA
- a CDS encoding McrC family protein, translating to MAHNPIYEFDALVAAAAGVTDGVGLRTVPPQVFAWLEAQALRLAEVGETPWLRLTQRRGRRAVQVTNFVGVIRAPDGYQIEVLPKVGKAIGGGDVEARQLLIEMLRCLGGFRHIQTDSAKLFATRMPLLEVFIAEFLRAVEHLVKRGLRSDYRAQQDNLFALRGKLQMAAHLRHNLCRRDRFFAEFDEFSPNRPENRLLHAALKRVLAWTASQANQQLARELCFVFADVPASEHPATDFQRVRLDRGMAHYEGALAWSRLILEDESPLTGAGGHHAPSLLFPMEAVFEAFVAKHLARQLEGGFTLRTQARSLSLVRHIEQNWFRLKPDLLVQASKANRLVLDTKWKLIDGSQATGSDKYGLDQGDFYQLHAYGQNYLDGQGDVVLIYPKTDVLNKALPVFEFPKSSGLRLWVLPFCLKDKRLLLPPCGSLDALFVRRDSSLANGCDAADVAPQDVALA from the coding sequence ATGGCGCACAACCCGATCTACGAATTCGATGCACTGGTGGCTGCCGCCGCCGGTGTCACCGATGGCGTGGGGCTGCGCACGGTGCCGCCGCAGGTGTTTGCCTGGCTGGAAGCGCAGGCGCTGCGCCTGGCCGAGGTGGGTGAAACGCCCTGGCTGCGCTTGACCCAGCGACGCGGGCGACGCGCCGTACAGGTGACCAATTTCGTAGGAGTGATACGGGCACCGGATGGCTATCAGATCGAGGTGCTGCCAAAAGTCGGCAAAGCCATTGGCGGTGGCGACGTTGAGGCGCGGCAGTTGCTGATCGAAATGCTGCGCTGCCTGGGCGGATTTCGCCACATCCAGACCGACAGCGCCAAGCTGTTCGCTACCCGCATGCCCTTGCTGGAAGTGTTCATCGCTGAATTCCTGCGCGCCGTGGAGCATCTCGTCAAACGCGGCCTGCGCAGCGATTACAGGGCGCAGCAAGACAACCTGTTTGCCCTGCGCGGTAAGCTGCAAATGGCAGCACACCTGCGACACAACCTGTGTCGGCGCGACCGATTCTTTGCCGAGTTCGACGAGTTCTCGCCCAACCGACCGGAGAACCGTTTGCTGCACGCGGCGCTCAAACGAGTGCTCGCATGGACAGCCTCGCAGGCCAACCAGCAACTGGCACGCGAGCTGTGCTTCGTGTTTGCCGACGTGCCGGCATCGGAACACCCCGCCACGGACTTTCAGCGAGTACGCTTGGATCGGGGCATGGCGCATTACGAGGGGGCGTTGGCTTGGTCGAGGTTGATCCTGGAGGATGAATCGCCGCTCACCGGGGCGGGAGGGCACCATGCGCCGTCCCTGCTGTTTCCGATGGAGGCGGTGTTCGAGGCCTTTGTCGCCAAGCACCTTGCACGGCAACTTGAGGGAGGCTTTACGCTGCGCACGCAGGCCCGCAGCCTGTCCTTGGTCAGGCACATCGAACAGAACTGGTTCCGCCTGAAACCCGATCTGTTGGTGCAGGCATCGAAGGCGAATCGTTTGGTGCTGGACACCAAGTGGAAGCTGATCGATGGCTCGCAGGCCACGGGTTCAGACAAATACGGCTTGGATCAGGGCGACTTCTACCAACTCCACGCCTATGGCCAGAACTACCTCGACGGCCAAGGGGACGTGGTGTTGATCTACCCGAAGACGGATGTCTTGAACAAGGCGCTGCCAGTGTTCGAGTTTCCGAAATCGTCTGGACTGCGGCTTTGGGTGCTGCCGTTCTGCCTGAAGGACAAGCGGCTGCTGTTGCCGCCGTGCGGCAGTCTCGATGCGCTGTTCGTCCGACGGGATTCGTCGTTGGCGAATGGGTGCGACGCAGCCGACGTGGCCCCTCAAGATGTCGCCTTGGCATGA
- a CDS encoding TOTE conflict system archaeo-eukaryotic primase domain-containing protein, which yields MTDELAALRAENARLIALLEAQGIEWRLPQPITWVAREQESSRLSTAEKVALFRRLFRGRTDVYPIRWESKTTGKAGYAPACANEWRAGVCEKPRIKCGDCSNRLLIPLSDAVVYDHLAGGHTVGVYPLLEDDTCYFLAVDFDEADWRDDACAFLQSCGELGVPAALEISRSGQGAHAWVFFASRVPARDARRLGTAIISHTCARTRQLRLTSYDRLFPNQDTMPKGGFGNLIALPLQKGPREKGYSVFVDAELRPYPDQWAFLASIQPMAAHDIEPTMLRATGGVHPLDVTFIDDEDLATPWKSGGTASKKVAGTMPRSLTVTLANLIYFEKSQLPQALANRLIRLAAFQNPEFYKAQAMRMSVWDKPRVIGCAESYPQHIALPRGCQDAALSLLRENGITSDLQDERFAGQPLDVSFVGNLRIDQEAAIAGMLPHDAGVLCAPTAFGKTVTAAAMIARRGVNTLVLVHRTELLKQWQERLQAFLGVAKGVVGTIGGGKAKPTGRIDIAVMQSLSRQGEVNPLVEDYGHVIVDECHHVGAVSFDAILKRAKAKYVLGLTATPIRRDGQQPIIFMQCGPIRYTAAKPAGAPHDLEVLPRSRFTRIDLPTDAGIQDVFRHLVNDQVRTETIAAEVRGAVGQGRKVLVLTERTEHLDAIKATLDGLEPVPFVLHGRMSRKQRAALVADLDALPPDAPRVLLSTGKLVGEGFDHPPLDTLVLAMPVSWKGTLQQYAGRLHREHASKTDVRIIDFVDTGHPVLLRMWDKRQRGYRAMGYRIEEERELGEISEICSVTTACP from the coding sequence ATGACCGATGAGTTGGCGGCTCTGCGTGCCGAGAACGCCCGCCTGATCGCGCTGCTCGAAGCGCAAGGCATCGAGTGGCGGTTACCGCAGCCGATCACCTGGGTGGCCCGGGAGCAAGAATCCTCCCGGCTGTCCACCGCCGAGAAGGTCGCACTGTTCCGCCGCCTTTTTCGGGGCCGAACCGATGTCTATCCGATTCGCTGGGAGAGCAAAACCACAGGCAAGGCCGGTTACGCCCCGGCCTGTGCCAACGAGTGGCGCGCCGGTGTCTGCGAGAAGCCGCGCATCAAGTGTGGCGACTGCAGCAACCGCCTGCTGATCCCGCTGTCTGACGCCGTGGTTTACGACCATCTGGCCGGTGGGCACACGGTCGGGGTGTACCCGCTTCTGGAGGACGACACTTGCTACTTTCTCGCGGTTGACTTCGATGAAGCCGATTGGCGGGACGATGCCTGCGCATTCCTGCAGTCCTGTGGCGAACTCGGCGTGCCCGCCGCTCTGGAGATTTCGCGCTCCGGTCAGGGTGCCCATGCCTGGGTGTTCTTCGCCAGTCGGGTGCCGGCACGTGATGCGCGGCGTTTGGGCACGGCCATCATCAGCCACACCTGCGCGCGCACGCGGCAGCTCCGGCTCACGTCCTACGACCGGCTTTTCCCGAACCAGGACACGATGCCCAAGGGAGGATTCGGCAATCTGATCGCCTTGCCGTTGCAGAAGGGGCCGAGGGAAAAGGGCTACAGCGTGTTCGTTGATGCCGAGTTGCGCCCCTATCCGGACCAATGGGCATTCCTGGCGTCCATCCAGCCGATGGCCGCACACGACATCGAGCCGACCATGCTGCGGGCCACGGGTGGCGTCCATCCGCTGGACGTCACCTTCATCGATGACGAAGATCTGGCCACGCCGTGGAAAAGCGGGGGCACGGCGTCGAAGAAGGTGGCGGGGACCATGCCCCGCTCGTTGACGGTGACCCTGGCCAACCTGATCTACTTCGAAAAGTCCCAACTGCCGCAGGCGCTGGCCAACCGGCTGATCCGACTGGCAGCGTTCCAGAATCCCGAGTTCTACAAGGCGCAGGCGATGAGGATGTCGGTGTGGGACAAGCCGCGCGTCATTGGCTGTGCCGAGAGCTACCCACAACACATCGCCCTGCCGCGCGGCTGCCAGGATGCTGCACTGTCCCTGTTGCGAGAGAACGGGATTACATCTGACCTGCAAGACGAACGCTTCGCCGGCCAGCCGCTGGATGTTTCGTTCGTCGGCAATCTGCGTATCGATCAGGAAGCCGCCATCGCTGGAATGCTTCCCCACGATGCCGGGGTGTTGTGCGCACCGACCGCCTTCGGAAAAACAGTGACGGCGGCTGCGATGATCGCCCGGCGGGGCGTCAACACCTTGGTGCTGGTGCATCGCACCGAACTGCTCAAGCAGTGGCAGGAGCGCCTGCAAGCCTTTCTGGGGGTCGCCAAAGGCGTGGTCGGCACCATCGGCGGCGGCAAGGCCAAACCCACTGGGAGGATCGACATCGCCGTGATGCAGTCCTTATCCCGCCAAGGCGAGGTGAACCCGCTGGTCGAGGACTACGGCCACGTGATCGTCGACGAATGCCACCACGTCGGCGCTGTCTCGTTCGACGCGATTCTCAAGCGGGCGAAGGCGAAGTACGTGTTGGGCCTGACGGCGACCCCGATCCGCCGCGACGGGCAGCAGCCGATCATCTTCATGCAGTGCGGGCCGATCCGATACACGGCTGCAAAGCCGGCTGGTGCGCCTCACGATCTGGAAGTGCTGCCGCGTTCACGCTTCACGCGTATCGACCTGCCCACCGATGCAGGCATTCAGGACGTGTTTCGGCATCTCGTCAATGACCAGGTTAGAACGGAAACCATCGCCGCCGAGGTGCGTGGTGCCGTCGGGCAGGGACGCAAGGTACTGGTGCTGACCGAACGCACGGAACACCTGGATGCGATCAAAGCGACCCTCGATGGGCTGGAACCGGTGCCTTTCGTGTTGCATGGTCGAATGTCCAGGAAGCAGCGAGCGGCGCTGGTGGCAGACCTCGATGCGCTGCCGCCCGATGCACCGCGCGTTCTCCTGTCCACCGGCAAGCTGGTCGGCGAGGGCTTCGACCACCCGCCTTTGGATACCTTGGTGCTTGCGATGCCCGTCTCGTGGAAGGGCACGCTGCAACAGTACGCTGGGCGTCTACACCGGGAGCACGCCAGCAAGACCGATGTGCGAATCATTGATTTCGTGGACACCGGCCATCCGGTCTTGCTGCGGATGTGGGATAAGCGGCAACGGGGCTACCGGGCGATGGGGTATCGCATCGAGGAGGAGCGCGAACTTGGCGAAATCAGCGAAATTTGTTCCGTGACAACGGCTTGCCCGTGA
- a CDS encoding ribbon-helix-helix domain-containing protein, translated as MSERINARLSQPLAEFVDRMVGEAGLYETPSEYVRDLIRRDMERRDGQFVQEAILAGYRDLAAGSVFASSGDFKADMAVLDRKEADGWK; from the coding sequence ATGTCTGAACGCATCAATGCCCGCCTGTCGCAACCCCTGGCTGAATTCGTGGATCGAATGGTCGGCGAAGCGGGGCTTTACGAAACGCCCAGCGAATACGTGCGCGACCTGATCCGCCGCGACATGGAACGGCGTGACGGCCAGTTTGTGCAGGAGGCCATCCTTGCCGGGTACCGAGACTTGGCGGCAGGCAGCGTCTTTGCGTCCAGCGGCGACTTCAAGGCCGACATGGCGGTGCTCGACCGCAAGGAAGCCGATGGCTGGAAATGA
- a CDS encoding type II toxin-antitoxin system RelE/ParE family toxin encodes MAGNDVPSPATFLLTRNAALDLRRIHTRSRREWGDDVADQYLTDLYAVMGVAAANPEKGRLRQYRSAPFLMIPARQHFVIYDLVPHGIAVLTVQHQVRDIESLIADLTPAFHAEVERLKRKPDCPRSRPQKCA; translated from the coding sequence ATGGCTGGAAATGACGTGCCATCACCCGCCACGTTCCTGCTGACCCGGAATGCTGCGCTGGATTTGCGCCGCATCCACACGCGGTCGCGCCGTGAATGGGGCGACGACGTTGCCGACCAGTACCTCACCGATCTTTACGCGGTCATGGGCGTTGCTGCCGCCAACCCGGAGAAGGGCCGCTTGCGGCAGTACCGTTCGGCGCCGTTTTTGATGATTCCAGCGCGGCAGCACTTCGTGATCTACGACCTCGTGCCGCACGGCATCGCGGTGCTGACGGTTCAACATCAGGTGCGCGACATCGAATCCTTGATCGCGGACCTGACCCCGGCCTTCCACGCCGAAGTCGAGCGGCTGAAGCGCAAACCTGATTGCCCCCGCTCACGCCCGCAGAAGTGCGCATAA
- a CDS encoding pirin family protein, protein MNPIVRIQPRSADLGDGMLVRRTLPNRQQRMIGAWCFLDHAGPVDFDPGKGMHVGAHPHIGLQTFTWLIEGEVLHRDSLGNEQIIRPGQVNLMTAGHGIAHTEDSLRDGDRLHAAQLWIALPPEHKDCPPAFDHYAELPRWREGSAELTLLAGRYGERTAAARIHSPLVGIDIACDSPSELTLQLDPGFEYGLMPLVGDATIDGETIRADELAYLGKGHSELQLSLPAGARVLFLGGEPFEAPVLMWWNFVGFSKADIAQAQTEWEQGAARFGTIGDGQAPRLVGPPLPWRNGD, encoded by the coding sequence ATGAACCCGATCGTCCGCATCCAACCCCGCAGCGCCGACCTCGGCGACGGCATGCTCGTGCGCCGTACGCTCCCCAATCGCCAGCAGCGGATGATCGGCGCCTGGTGCTTCCTCGACCACGCCGGCCCGGTGGACTTCGACCCTGGCAAAGGCATGCATGTCGGCGCGCACCCGCACATCGGCCTGCAGACCTTCACCTGGCTGATCGAGGGCGAGGTCCTGCACCGCGACAGCCTGGGCAACGAGCAGATCATCCGCCCCGGCCAGGTCAATCTGATGACCGCTGGACATGGCATCGCCCACACCGAGGATTCGCTGCGCGACGGCGATCGGCTGCACGCGGCACAACTGTGGATCGCCCTGCCGCCGGAACACAAGGATTGCCCGCCCGCCTTCGATCACTACGCCGAACTCCCGCGCTGGCGCGAAGGCAGCGCAGAACTGACCCTGCTCGCCGGCCGCTACGGTGAGCGAACCGCAGCGGCGCGCATCCACTCCCCGCTGGTCGGCATCGACATCGCCTGCGACAGCCCGAGCGAACTCACGCTCCAACTGGATCCCGGTTTCGAGTACGGCCTGATGCCCCTCGTGGGCGACGCAACGATCGACGGCGAAACCATCCGCGCCGACGAGCTCGCCTACCTCGGCAAGGGACACAGCGAACTGCAGCTTTCGCTACCCGCAGGCGCTCGGGTGTTGTTCCTGGGAGGCGAGCCGTTCGAGGCGCCAGTGCTGATGTGGTGGAACTTCGTCGGCTTCAGCAAGGCAGACATCGCGCAGGCACAGACGGAGTGGGAACAAGGAGCCGCCCGATTCGGAACGATCGGCGACGGCCAGGCACCGCGATTGGTTGGCCCGCCCCTGCCGTGGCGAAACGGCGACTGA
- the tyrS gene encoding tyrosine--tRNA ligase, with the protein MPHELSDIFHTLEVRGFIHQCTDPDGLRKTLAEGVRSAYIGFDATADSLHVGHLQGLMLMRWLQRAGHRPILLVGGATTRIGDPSFRDASRPMLDEATIAANIRGISSTFARYLDVSEGPHGAIVVNNADWLDGLGYLEFLGRVGRHFSVNRLLSFDAVRARLEHSLSFQEFGYTLLQAFDFTELAERHDCTLQIGGADQWANIINGVELSRRQGGRQLYGLTMPLLVTADGRKMGKSAGGAVWLNPDRLAPFDFWQFWRNVDDRDVARFLALFTELPMDEVRRLGSLQGAELNEAKILLASEVTRLAHGEAAAKAAARTATGVFGGGESDEGLATLCIELGRVRDGVTLAELAVQGGLTSSRSSARRLAVGGGLRLNGEQVGEADITLPVEGREWRLSVGRKQHLRIVVSS; encoded by the coding sequence ATGCCCCACGAGCTTTCCGACATCTTCCACACGCTGGAAGTGCGCGGATTCATTCACCAATGTACGGACCCCGACGGCCTGCGCAAGACGCTTGCGGAAGGTGTGCGAAGCGCCTACATCGGTTTCGATGCCACCGCCGACAGCCTGCACGTTGGCCACCTCCAGGGCCTGATGCTCATGCGCTGGCTGCAGCGTGCAGGGCATCGGCCGATACTGCTCGTCGGTGGTGCCACGACCCGGATCGGTGACCCGAGCTTTCGCGACGCGAGTCGTCCCATGCTCGATGAGGCGACCATTGCGGCGAACATCCGCGGTATCAGCAGTACCTTCGCGCGCTACCTCGATGTGAGTGAGGGCCCGCACGGCGCTATCGTTGTCAATAACGCGGACTGGCTCGACGGGCTGGGCTACCTCGAGTTCCTTGGCCGGGTGGGGCGCCATTTCAGCGTCAATCGGTTGTTGAGCTTCGATGCCGTGAGAGCACGCCTCGAGCACTCGCTCAGCTTTCAGGAGTTCGGCTACACCTTGCTCCAGGCCTTCGATTTCACCGAGCTGGCCGAGCGCCACGATTGCACCTTGCAGATCGGAGGTGCTGACCAATGGGCGAACATCATCAACGGCGTGGAGTTGTCGCGGCGCCAGGGCGGACGCCAGCTCTACGGCTTGACGATGCCGCTGTTGGTCACTGCCGACGGGCGGAAGATGGGAAAGTCCGCCGGGGGCGCGGTCTGGCTCAACCCAGACCGCCTGGCTCCGTTCGACTTCTGGCAGTTCTGGCGCAACGTGGATGACCGGGATGTGGCGCGTTTCCTGGCGCTATTCACGGAGCTTCCGATGGATGAGGTTCGACGCCTGGGGAGCCTGCAGGGCGCGGAGCTCAATGAGGCGAAGATCCTTCTCGCTTCCGAAGTGACGCGGCTCGCACACGGTGAGGCAGCCGCCAAGGCGGCGGCGAGGACGGCGACGGGCGTATTCGGTGGCGGCGAAAGTGACGAGGGCTTGGCGACGCTTTGCATCGAACTCGGCCGCGTCAGGGACGGCGTGACGCTTGCAGAGCTGGCGGTGCAGGGCGGACTGACCTCATCCCGGAGTTCAGCGCGGCGCCTGGCCGTTGGCGGCGGCCTGCGCCTGAATGGTGAGCAGGTCGGGGAGGCGGATATCACCTTGCCTGTTGAGGGGCGGGAGTGGCGCCTGTCGGTGGGGCGCAAGCAGCATCTGCGCATTGTCGTGAGCAGCTGA
- a CDS encoding DUF5710 domain-containing protein, with product MRHNLKVPFAEKDQAKKLGARWDAARKLWFVEGGLDLAPFSRWQPTPHDPSVAAPVSAPAPRRSAAAKPMTEAKVQVGSRFVALPRVCDCLPWDDCDKCRLQSWPEPQRGR from the coding sequence ATGCGCCACAACCTGAAGGTCCCGTTTGCCGAGAAAGACCAGGCCAAGAAGCTGGGTGCGCGCTGGGATGCCGCGCGCAAGCTCTGGTTCGTCGAAGGCGGCCTGGACTTGGCGCCGTTCTCGCGCTGGCAACCGACACCGCATGACCCCTCGGTGGCGGCACCTGTGTCCGCGCCCGCACCGCGACGTAGCGCCGCGGCGAAGCCGATGACCGAGGCCAAGGTCCAGGTGGGCAGCCGTTTCGTGGCGCTGCCGCGGGTGTGCGACTGCCTGCCGTGGGATGACTGCGACAAGTGCCGGCTGCAGTCGTGGCCCGAGCCCCAGCGGGGGCGTTGA
- a CDS encoding PolC-type DNA polymerase III, protein MEVVAVIDFETTGLSPAQGDRATEVAAVIVEGGRVVDRYQSLMNAGVRIPAYIEALTGISNAMIRSAPPADAVMREVSDFVGGIPIVAHNASFDARFWDAELEHIQRERKQDFVCSLLLSRRLLPLAPSHKLGALVEYAKLPVAGRYHRALADAEMAASLLLRLEEELRLRHRVPEVSVDLLRRIQRASKAQLPRCLAAARGG, encoded by the coding sequence ATGGAAGTGGTGGCGGTGATCGACTTCGAGACCACTGGCCTGTCGCCCGCGCAGGGCGATCGGGCGACCGAAGTCGCGGCGGTGATCGTGGAGGGCGGTCGGGTTGTGGACCGCTACCAGAGCCTGATGAATGCCGGCGTGCGCATCCCGGCCTACATCGAGGCGCTCACGGGCATCTCCAACGCGATGATCCGCAGCGCGCCCCCGGCGGACGCGGTCATGCGCGAGGTGTCGGACTTTGTCGGCGGCATCCCCATCGTCGCCCACAACGCTTCGTTCGACGCCAGGTTCTGGGATGCGGAGCTCGAGCACATCCAGCGCGAGCGGAAGCAGGACTTCGTCTGCTCTCTGCTCCTGTCACGCCGCTTGCTGCCGCTCGCGCCCAGTCACAAGCTCGGCGCCCTGGTCGAGTACGCGAAGCTGCCGGTCGCCGGTCGTTACCACCGGGCGCTCGCCGATGCCGAGATGGCCGCGAGCCTGCTGCTTCGGCTCGAAGAGGAGTTGCGGCTGCGTCACCGGGTGCCCGAGGTGTCGGTCGACCTGCTGCGCCGGATACAGCGAGCGTCGAAGGCACAGTTGCCAAGGTGCCTCGCGGCTGCGCGCGGCGGCTGA